Genomic DNA from Acidobacteriota bacterium:
GCGATTAAGAAACATATCCTGCTTGACGCATGCTGAAGAGCCAGCTAGATTGGCGAGCGGTATCAATCAATTACCGCCCCCTTAAATCCCAAAGTTTGTAATACTCGCGGCTAGCATATTCACACCTTGTCTGCCGCGAATGACATGACGATCCCGACTTCCTTTAGGAGTAGACCATGATGATGATTTCAACAAGAGTTTGCCGAAAAGTGGGCAAACTGATCTCCGCAGCATTGCTGATTGCTCTTTCCGGTATGGCGATGACCGCACAGGCTCAAGTCTCGACGGTGAATGCCGCGAGTTTCGCTACAGACAAAGTGGTGACGCCGGACGCCATCGTTGCCGCTTTCGGCACATTCACCACGCAAAACAATCAGGTGTTCATCGCCAATACAGTTCCGTTACCGACCACGCTCGGAGGCGTGCGGGTTCGCATCAGCAATACGGATTGCGGATTGTTTTTCGTCGCTCCTGCGCAAATCAATTTTGTCATTCCTTCAAGCATCGCCGACGGAAACAGTGTCACGGTGACGGTCACCAATTCCAACAACTCGACCACGACGGGAACGATCACAGTCGTTCGTTCGGCTCCGGGAATCTTTTCGGCCAAAGCCACCGGCCAGGGCGCTGCAGCCGCACAAACAACGAACGGCGGGCCGTTGATCAACACCTTCAATCCTGATGGCACGGAGGCGGATGTGAGCGCAGGAACCGTCGCTCAGCCCAATGTGCTGGTGTTGTATGTCACCGGCATCCGCAATACTCCAGCGGCGAATCCAGGCGACACCAACGGTGTGGCAGAAGCAGTGATCTGCAAAATCCAGGGCGTCCCCGCGGCGGTTTCATACGCCGGTCCGGCACCGGGATTTATAGGCTTGGATCAGGTCAACGTTACTATTCCACCGGAATTGGCCGGGCTTGGCAGCGTCAACATTCGATTGACCGCCAACAGTCGCGATTCCAACACCGTTACCATCCGGCTTGCAGGATCGCTGCCGCCCGTGCGCGCCCAGTCAATCACCTTCGGCCAAACCGTCACTGGCGCATTGACGGTGGATGACCAAGTTCAAGCAGGCGGTTCAGGCACCACATACTTCTTTGACGCATACAGCTTTTCGACGACGACACCAAACACCACCATCGCGGTTGACCTTCGTTCGACCAGCTTCGACGCTGCTGTCCTGCTGTACAACAATTCCAATGGAACTTTGACGCCGATTGCCGCAGACGATCAATCGGGCAATTACGGCAGCACGCAGGCCTCCAACAATAACAATGCGCTGTTGATGACCGTAATTCCGAATCCTGGCAATTACGCGATTTTTGCGACCTCGTCCGACTTCGAACCGAACGGCGTTGGCAGCTACACGCTCAAACTTCTCAACAACGTCGCGACGCAAATCACATACGGCCAGCCGACTATCAACGGCAGCATTACCACTTCCGACCTGCAAACTTCCGCCGGAACCTATTTGGATTTGTACTGGTTCAATGGCGCTCAGGGCGATAACACGCGCACCAACATGAATGCGTCTGTCATTGATCCGTTTTTGATCCTGCACAGCAACATTGGCGATCCCCGATTGGCTCAGGACGACAACAGTGGCGGAGGCAAAAATGCCCAGTTAACGTATCGTCTGACGGCCACGGGCATTTACATCATCATCGCCACGCCGCTCGATCCGAACATCACTGGCGATTACACCTTACAGTTCCAGAAACTGGCCAGCCTGGCCGACGATCCTGAAGCGGCGCTGAAATCCGGATTTCAATCGCTGTTCAAAGCGCCAGGCCGTGAAATCCGCGATTATCGCTTCGGCATCATTGATCCGAGCAAATCGAGCCTGGAACGCTTTGGCACTCGCCACATCATCGAACGATAAGAAGTAGCTCCGCCAGGAGCGACCTGTTTATAGCAACAAGGTCCTGAAAATTCTCAAGCTCCGTTAGGAGCGGCCCGTGGCCACAGGCCGCTCCTAACGGAGCTTGCCAACAACGACAAACCTAAAACTATAAACAGGTCGCTCCTACCGGAGCTAAACTTCAAATGAGCTCTTGACCCACAGGAATTACAGCACTTCCATCCGCAAAGCCCTCTCAGTTTTTGTTTTTCCCGGCCACGCAAAAAAATTTCCAATCAAAAAAACCACTCTTTGCATGTGCCCGTATAGTCAGGTGTCGAAAATAACCCACAAGTTCTAACTCGCCGTAAACGATGCGTGAGCTAAACGGTGATAGCGCGCGCATTCAACTCGCAACTTCCCGGTTCGCTCGTCGGCGTCGGGGATTTCACTGTCGTTTTCCGAAATGCAAGGTTTGGCGGGATGCCCTGGACGTCCCGACAGGTCAAAGTGTGTCCGGCAAACGGCTGGAAGGAGTAAGACAAGCCAATGAAACGCTACAAGCCTTTTACGCTCCGGCTCCCTGGCAGAAGACTTTGTCTGCTCGCTTTTGGGCTGGCTTTCTTTGGGATTCTGGGATGGACATTCACGGAGAACAGAATCCAAACCGTGTCAGCACAGGCGCAGGCCGTAACCCTCGTCAATGCGGCGAGTTATGCCACCGACGCGCTTGCCCCTGAATCGCTGGCTGCGGCTTATGGCTCATTTGTGACAACCGGCAATCAAACGTTCGTCGCGTCATCGCTTCCGCTGCCCGCAAGCTTGGGCGGAGTCAGAGCAACCATCGGCGGAATTGATGCGGGGATGATTGTTGCCAGTCCCGGACAATTGAATCTGGTCGTTCCGCAAAACGCGCTGGATGGATTGAATACTGTGATCGTCACGAATGCCGACGGTTCCATACGGATGGGAACTGTCATCATTCAGCGGGCCGCGCCGGGAATTTTCACCTCTCGCGGCAGCGGCATCGGAGCCGCAGTGGCTTTCACTACGAACGACGGAGTAAATTTAACGCCCACCTACAACACCTCCGACGGTTCCGAACGCGAAATCAGCGCCGGAACAAAAGATAAACCCAACTACCTGATCTTGTTCGTCACAGGCGTTCGCAACGCTGTGGCTGCGAATCCGAATGATACGAACGGTGTCGCCGAATCGGTCACTGCAACCATTCAGGGCGTCCCAGCCCAGGTCACATACGCCGGGCGCTCCGGCAATTTTGCGGGACTGGATCAAATCAACCTGATTATTCCGCCGGAGCTTTCCGGCATTGGATTGGCCAGGGTTCGATTGAACATTTCCGGCAGAGTTTCCAACGCGCCGACGATTTTGATCGGTGGTCAGGCGCCACCCATTCGCGCCACCGCGCTCACAGCCGGAACAAACATTTTCGGTGTGCTTTCTGCCGATGATCAAATCCAGACTGCCGGCGACGGTTCAGGGCGCACGTATTATTTCGACGCCTATCGGGTTACGACGACTGCGCCCAACACTCCCGTCATCGCCGATCTACGTTCGCAGCAGTTTGATGCGACGGTTATGGTCGCCCAGCAACGTACGGACGGATCGCTGAACTTCATTGCCGCCGACGATCAAACCGGCGGATTGGGCAACGGAAAGGACGACACCAACAACGCGTTGTTGCTGACCGTGCTGCCAACGCCGGGAGATTACCTGCTTTTCGTGACCAGCGCCGACAGCGAACAAAACGCCACCGGCAGTTATCGGCTTTTCTTTGGGACTGGCGGGCTGCAACAAATCAATTACAGCGCTACCCCCATCAACGCCGCAATTGCCTCTTCTGATTTGCAGACTTCGGCTGGAGATTATCTGGACGCGTACTGGTTCGCGGGCACGGCGGGCGATGTAGTGCAAATCCGCATGAATTCAACGGCCTTCGATTCCTTTCTGATTCTGAACGCAGCCAACGGCGATCTGATTGATTTCGATGACAACAGCGGCGGAGGCTCGCAGGGCCGCGACGCATTGCTGACTTATTCCCTTCGCCGAAGCGGCAATTACGTCATTCTGGCGACGCCGTTTGCCCCGGGAATCACCGGAGCTTACACGCTGACGGTCAATCGGCTGAACAGTTTGACTGCCGCGAGCGAAGAGGCCAGAGCCTTGGGACGGACGCTGACTCCCATCCGTGGGTCGGAAGATGACCAACCGCGCCGGACTCAGTTCGACCGCCTGGCTTCGCGCCGCATTTTAAGAGACGAGCAATAAGTTGTAAGGACAAGGCAGACCGGCTGAGTTTGCCTGTCCTTGCACCGGAATACCTTTCAATCAATCCGGCAAACCAACCGTTTGCCTCTCACTTTAGAGGAGAAAGTTATGCTGCAATTAAGCACTCGAACCAAACGGCTCGGCGCGTTTTCGTTGTCATTGAGCCTGCTGCTGGCGCTGGTGATTTTTCCCGCGCAGAAAATCGGCGCAGCCGATCACGGTGACGCGCCCGCGGCTTCCGTGGATCGTTCCGCCGACATCAACGATGCGTATTTATTTCTTGACCCGGCGGACAACGCCAAAGTCGTGATGCTGTTGACCATTCACGGCTTCATCGTTCCGGCGGAAGCCGTCAACTTCGGCGTTTTTGATCAAAATCTTCGCTACCGTTTCGCCATCGAAGCCAATGGCGACGCGGCGGCGGACGGATTCATTGACGTAACGTTTTCCGAAAAGGTCAATTCTGGAGCAACGCCGCAAACCGCGACCATCAGTTCGACGTTCTTTCCCACCTTCACCGCGCCAACCACGGCTGCGAATTTGAGCGCAACGGCGCCGACTCCGGTCGTCACGACCGATACGGGAACCAACATCGCGTTTTGGGCCGGATTGGCGGATGACCCGTTCTTTTTCGACATCCCTGCATTTAGCCGCTTTGTCACTTCGGTGCTGAATGGCGCTCCAGACCCAAACCAGTTCAACCGGGCGCGGGACAGTTTTGCCGGATATGACACGCTGGCGATTGGGTTGAGCGTTCCCGCGCAATTGCTGCGCACACGGTTGGGCGTGGTCAACAATTCGTTGGGACTGTACTGCCAGACACAGCGTCGCACGAGTTCGATCTCTCGCCGGCCAAGCCGGTTCCTGGATCCAACCTTTTCAGATGTTGACCGCATGGGCATCCCTGCAGTCAATGTGGCCCTGGTTCCTTTCGCTCGTAAAAATGAATACAACCTGGCGACGCCGCAGGACGATGCCGCAGGCCAGTTTGCTTCCAGCATTGTCGGCACGCTCACGGCACTGGGAACCAACGCCACAAACATTGGCATTCTGGCCAGCGTGGCCGTCACGCGCGGAGACATTTTGCGGCTTGACCTGACCAAAGCGAATTCCGGCACAGGCGGCGGCAACAATGCCAATGCAGGCTTCCCGAACGGACGCCGTTTGTCAGACGACGTGATTGACACCATTCTGTTCTTTGTCGCCAACCAGAATGCGCTTGGCGACAAGGTCAATGCCAACGACGTGCCCTTCCGTGACACATTCCCCTTCTTCGGTTTATCGCAACAACCGCGTGATAGCGGCGACGACAACACCAAGAACTAAAACTTTGGAGTGCGCCGACTTCGGCGGCGCTTTGGTATTTTCGTTCTTGCGCTGGGCAATGGATAGCCAAAGATTTTCAGCTCAAAGGACTACCAAAGCGACGCCGAAGCCGTAGCACTCCAAATGGAGTCAACTCCAATGCAAAGCAAATCACTTACAAAACTTGTTGGGCTGATTTTATTGCTGGCGCTCGGCATCGGCTGCTCGTCGTCATCCGCTTCGTCAACTTCGTCTGCTCCGGTCGCGAAACCAATTCCCGCTCCAGCCGAAGCCAGCGAAGCCGCGATTCGTTTTTTGGAAGACCGCGTCAAACACGATCCGGACGATTTTCCGGCGCTGAACAATCTGGCCGGGCGTTACCTGTTGAAGCTGCGCGAAACCGGCAATTTGCAATGGCTGGAACTGGCGAAACGCACCGCGCAGGCATCGCTGAAATCCGTGCAAGCCGAACAAAACCCGGAAGGATTGCATTTGCTGGCGCAAACGGAATTTGCCGCGCACAATTTTGCCAAAGCGCGCCAGCTTGCCGAACACCTTACAGAGTGTGAACCTCGCAAGGCGTACCCATTCCGAATGCTCGGAGATGCGCTTCTGGAACTCGGCGAATACGACGCCGCGAAACAGGCGTATCGGGAAATGGAAGCGCGACAACGCGGCGGTTACTCCGCCAACCTACCGATGGCGCGAATGGCGTTGCTGGAAGGAAACAATGGGCGCGCCAAACAGCTTTTTGATGATGCGTTGTGGCAAGCGTCGCAGATGGTTCCGCCCGAACGCGAAACCATCGCCTGGATGCGTTGGCAGTTGGGCGAATTGGCGTTCCAAACAGGCGATTACAAAACGGCGGAGAAACATTACCGCGATTCGCTGGTGACCTTTTCGGATTATTACCGCGCGCTCGGCGGGCTGGCGCGGGTGCAGGCGGCGCAAGGCGATTTACAAGGCGCAATTCAGAGTTATGAACGAGCCATCAAAATTTTGCCCGACCCGGTGTTCATCGCTGCGCTCGGCGATTTGTACGAAACCACCGGTCGCCAACAGGAAGCCGCTGCGCAATTCGTACTGTTGGACAAAATGGGGCTGCTGGCTGCGGCCAATGGCGATGTGTACAACCGGTTGCTGGCACAGTTTTACGCCGACCACGATTTGAAATCGGACGAAGCGTACAAAATGGCGCAGCGCGAATACGAAGCGCGTCGCGATATTTACGGCGCGGATGCGTTCGCCTGGACGGCGCTCAAAGCCGGCAAAATCGCCGAAGCGCAAACCTTCAGCAAAGAATCGCTGCGGCTCGGCACCGAAGACGCGAAGCTGTTTTATCACGCCGGAATGATTGCGCGCGCAGCCGGTGACAACGCCGCTGCTCGCAATTTCCTGCAACGCGCCTTGAAGCTGAATCCGCAATTTGACTTTCGGCAAGCCCGGATTGCCAAACAGGCATTGGCCGAGTAGCCTGCTACAACGTGCGTGGCGCGGGTTCTTTACCCGCGCTGCTCTCGTACTCCACGCGCGGGTAAAGAACCCGCGCCACATTTTCAAGGAGCGACTGAATGCTTTCGCCCAATATTTCAAGTTTGATGTCGCGCCGCCGCGTTTCGATCTGTGCGCTTTGCGTTATGACTATGGTTTTGAGCCTTCAAACCGCCGCGCACCCGCTGGGCAACTTCACCTTCAACCACTTCGTTCGCGTGGAAACCGGCGCGGATCGTGTGAAGATTCGTTATGTGGTTGATCTGGCCGAAGTGCCGTCGTTCCAGGAAGCGCAGAAAGCCGATACCGATCAAAGCGGCTCATTGTCCGAAAGCGAACTGGCCGTTTACCTGGACAGCGTGGCGCAAGGATACGTCAACGGATTGAAATTGACCGCCGACGGAACGCCCGTGGAATTGAAGCTGGCGGACAAACAGATTGGCCAGACGCCCGGTGCTGCCGGGTTAATGACCTTGCGCATGACGTTTGATTTGACTGGTGATTGGGCAGCGAGCGGTAATTCCCGCCTGCGGATTGAAAACACAAATTTGATTGAACGCGCGGGTTGGCGCGAAATCGTCATCACGCCGATGAATGGCGTTGCAGTGTTCGACAGCACGGCGTATGGCAGCGCCATCACCGATGAACTGAAAGCGTACCCGGAAGATTTGCTGACCGCTCCGCTGAACGAAAGCAAAGCCGAATGGTCAGTCACGCGCGGAGCGATTCCGGCTTCGGCCAAGCCGCTGACCTTGCGCGACGGGAAGCCCGTTGCCGTCGTTCGAGATCGTTTTGCTGAACTGATCACCGTCGAAAAACTGACGCCGACGGTCATCCTGATCGGCTTGTTGCTGGCATTTGTTTTGGGCGGAGCACACGCGATGTCGCCCGGTCACGGCAAAACCGTCGTCGGAGCGTATCTGGTCGGCTCGCGCGGAACGTTCAAACACGCGGCGTTTTTGGGCGCGACAGTAACGATCACGCATACGTTCGGAGTGTTCGTCCTCGGTTTGTTGACGCTGTTTGCCTCGCGGTACGTTTTGCCGGAAAAGTTGTATCCGGTGCTGAGCTTCGTTTCCGGCGCGCTGGTCGTCATCATCGGAGGCGGCATGTTCAGCAAACGACTGAACACGTTGATTGGCCTGAACCACGATCACGATCATTCGCACAGCCACGACCACGCGCATTCACACGACGAAGATTCCGGCCACACACATTTGCCGCCGGAT
This window encodes:
- a CDS encoding DUF4331 family protein: MLQLSTRTKRLGAFSLSLSLLLALVIFPAQKIGAADHGDAPAASVDRSADINDAYLFLDPADNAKVVMLLTIHGFIVPAEAVNFGVFDQNLRYRFAIEANGDAAADGFIDVTFSEKVNSGATPQTATISSTFFPTFTAPTTAANLSATAPTPVVTTDTGTNIAFWAGLADDPFFFDIPAFSRFVTSVLNGAPDPNQFNRARDSFAGYDTLAIGLSVPAQLLRTRLGVVNNSLGLYCQTQRRTSSISRRPSRFLDPTFSDVDRMGIPAVNVALVPFARKNEYNLATPQDDAAGQFASSIVGTLTALGTNATNIGILASVAVTRGDILRLDLTKANSGTGGGNNANAGFPNGRRLSDDVIDTILFFVANQNALGDKVNANDVPFRDTFPFFGLSQQPRDSGDDNTKN
- a CDS encoding tetratricopeptide repeat protein, whose amino-acid sequence is MQSKSLTKLVGLILLLALGIGCSSSSASSTSSAPVAKPIPAPAEASEAAIRFLEDRVKHDPDDFPALNNLAGRYLLKLRETGNLQWLELAKRTAQASLKSVQAEQNPEGLHLLAQTEFAAHNFAKARQLAEHLTECEPRKAYPFRMLGDALLELGEYDAAKQAYREMEARQRGGYSANLPMARMALLEGNNGRAKQLFDDALWQASQMVPPERETIAWMRWQLGELAFQTGDYKTAEKHYRDSLVTFSDYYRALGGLARVQAAQGDLQGAIQSYERAIKILPDPVFIAALGDLYETTGRQQEAAAQFVLLDKMGLLAAANGDVYNRLLAQFYADHDLKSDEAYKMAQREYEARRDIYGADAFAWTALKAGKIAEAQTFSKESLRLGTEDAKLFYHAGMIARAAGDNAAARNFLQRALKLNPQFDFRQARIAKQALAE
- a CDS encoding sulfite exporter TauE/SafE family protein; the protein is MLSPNISSLMSRRRVSICALCVMTMVLSLQTAAHPLGNFTFNHFVRVETGADRVKIRYVVDLAEVPSFQEAQKADTDQSGSLSESELAVYLDSVAQGYVNGLKLTADGTPVELKLADKQIGQTPGAAGLMTLRMTFDLTGDWAASGNSRLRIENTNLIERAGWREIVITPMNGVAVFDSTAYGSAITDELKAYPEDLLTAPLNESKAEWSVTRGAIPASAKPLTLRDGKPVAVVRDRFAELITVEKLTPTVILIGLLLAFVLGGAHAMSPGHGKTVVGAYLVGSRGTFKHAAFLGATVTITHTFGVFVLGLLTLFASRYVLPEKLYPVLSFVSGALVVIIGGGMFSKRLNTLIGLNHDHDHSHSHDHAHSHDEDSGHTHLPPDEITWRSLLALGVSGGIMPCPSALVLMLGAISLNRVGYGLILILIFSLGLASVLTAVGLAFVYGGKILDRAPGANRWMKILPVVSSAVITILGAAICYEALQQAGINLADFWRVELEEAKSLSAMAILGLGLVIGLRHALDTDHLAAVSTIVSERKNLFSSLLIGGLWGVGHTVSLLIAGIAVIFLNLKIEKYEKPLEFCVALMLIGLGLNVLVKLARGGKLHFHEHQHGGHHHVHPHIHDGKPEPEPHTHHGFNLSFRPMIIGMVHGLAGSAALMLVVLATIKSTPLAFAYIIIFGIGSIGGMMIMSLVLSLPLHLTAASFTRTNWAVRALSGVFSLGFGLFMAYEIGFVEGLFR